A genomic window from Planococcus rifietoensis includes:
- a CDS encoding TrkH family potassium uptake protein: MKFFNLVSKWAHFSAIQLIVLYYALAVIFSLILLSFPFFHDEGVELTFIDLLFTTVSAISVTGLGVVSTPDTFNTAGIIALTFVLQFGGIGIMTLGTFIWVIFRRRIGLRERQLIQIDQNQLSMSGLVKLLLKILRTILFIELIGTIILSIYFLNYFDTWQEALLQGYFGAISATTNAGFDITGTSLVQFSNDYFVQTVNMSLLILGAIGFPVLIELQDFLKGDHTRGKRSNSFSLFTKLTVTTFFALIAVGAIAMLLLEQGNFLADKSWHEQIFYSLFQSVTTRNGGLATMDVSELSDPTLILFCALMFIGASPSSVGGGIRTTTFAIMLLAIYNFAKGRSGVKVFGRELDNDDIIRSFIVITTAAMLCTAAVIALTYIEPFPILPIVFEVSSAFGTTGLSMGITADLSTAGKGIIIFLMFVGRIGIFSFLFLIRGKVIREAFHYPKERVIIG; this comes from the coding sequence GTGAAGTTTTTCAATTTGGTTTCAAAGTGGGCCCATTTCTCGGCAATTCAATTGATTGTATTGTATTATGCTTTGGCGGTTATTTTCTCCTTAATATTATTGAGTTTTCCTTTCTTTCATGATGAAGGTGTGGAGTTGACCTTTATCGATTTATTGTTCACAACAGTTAGTGCCATCAGTGTAACGGGTCTTGGCGTGGTCTCGACTCCGGATACATTCAATACGGCCGGCATCATTGCGTTGACGTTTGTTTTGCAATTCGGAGGCATTGGAATCATGACACTCGGAACATTTATCTGGGTCATCTTCCGGAGGAGAATAGGCTTGCGGGAGCGGCAATTGATTCAAATCGATCAAAATCAATTGTCCATGTCGGGGCTGGTGAAATTATTACTTAAGATTCTTAGAACTATCCTTTTCATTGAGTTAATCGGGACCATTATCCTCAGCATTTATTTCCTGAATTATTTTGATACATGGCAAGAAGCATTGTTGCAAGGCTATTTTGGTGCAATTAGTGCAACGACCAATGCAGGATTTGACATCACGGGCACTTCGCTTGTTCAGTTTTCCAATGATTATTTTGTCCAGACCGTAAATATGTCTTTATTGATCCTAGGCGCCATCGGGTTTCCGGTGTTGATTGAATTGCAGGATTTTTTGAAAGGCGATCATACAAGGGGCAAGCGCAGCAATAGCTTCTCGCTTTTTACAAAGCTGACTGTAACAACCTTTTTTGCATTGATTGCAGTAGGGGCTATAGCGATGCTGTTGTTGGAACAAGGCAATTTCCTGGCAGATAAATCCTGGCATGAGCAAATCTTCTATAGTCTTTTCCAATCGGTAACTACCCGAAATGGCGGGTTGGCAACAATGGATGTCAGCGAGCTTTCCGACCCGACATTAATATTGTTCTGCGCTTTAATGTTTATCGGGGCTTCACCGAGCAGTGTGGGCGGGGGAATCCGGACCACAACTTTTGCGATCATGCTATTGGCCATTTATAATTTTGCCAAAGGCCGTAGTGGAGTGAAGGTATTCGGCAGAGAACTGGATAACGATGATATCATTCGTTCTTTTATCGTCATCACTACAGCAGCAATGCTTTGTACAGCTGCTGTGATTGCGTTGACTTATATCGAACCGTTTCCTATTCTGCCCATTGTTTTTGAAGTATCCTCAGCGTTTGGGACGACAGGGCTGTCGATGGGAATCACTGCCGATCTCAGCACGGCGGGTAAAGGCATCATCATCTTTTTGATGTTCGTCGGTCGTATCGGTATTTTCTCCTTTTTATTCCTCATCAGAGGCAAAGTAATTCGGGAAGCTTTTCATTATCCAAAAGAACGCGTCATTATCGGATGA
- a CDS encoding potassium channel family protein, which translates to MKKQFIIIGLGRFGSSICKELFKLGHDVMAIDSSPERVDSMRNFSSHAAVANATDEASLRELGVRNFEHAVVAIGENMQTSVLCTLMLKEIGVPLVWVKAKDVQHQMILEKVGADRVIQPENEMGIRIAHHMDSEKVVDYIDLSEDYSIVELVASEKLMDQSLLELDIRARYGCTILAIKRGDEVNVAPMPDDLIKLDDILVVMGHREDLKRFEEKGV; encoded by the coding sequence TTGAAAAAGCAATTTATCATAATCGGCCTTGGGAGATTTGGCAGCAGCATCTGCAAAGAGCTGTTCAAGCTGGGACATGATGTCATGGCGATCGATTCATCGCCGGAACGTGTAGACTCGATGAGGAATTTTTCTTCCCATGCCGCCGTGGCGAATGCGACAGATGAGGCGAGCTTGAGGGAACTTGGGGTGCGGAATTTTGAACACGCGGTCGTGGCGATCGGCGAGAATATGCAGACGAGCGTATTATGCACATTGATGCTTAAGGAAATTGGCGTTCCGCTCGTATGGGTCAAAGCGAAAGACGTACAGCACCAGATGATTCTTGAAAAAGTGGGGGCGGATCGCGTCATCCAGCCGGAAAATGAGATGGGCATCCGCATCGCCCATCATATGGACTCGGAGAAAGTCGTGGATTATATCGATTTATCGGAAGACTATAGCATTGTGGAATTGGTAGCTTCAGAGAAGTTGATGGACCAAAGCTTGCTCGAACTGGATATCCGTGCGAGATATGGGTGCACGATTCTCGCCATCAAGCGAGGGGACGAAGTGAACGTCGCGCCGATGCCGGATGACTTAATAAAGTTAGATGACATTCTTGTGGTGATGGGCCATCGAGAAGACCTGAAACGTTTTGAGGAAAAAGGAGTTTAG